The Spodoptera frugiperda isolate SF20-4 chromosome 2, AGI-APGP_CSIRO_Sfru_2.0, whole genome shotgun sequence genome has a window encoding:
- the LOC118269057 gene encoding protein halfway isoform X2, with amino-acid sequence MFNGRFSLFNVSVWVLTVYLVFHVPLIEMRVDDFEQQALAQAREQPPVSTEKPEPINQHLKLGKCFHMPRSKCPAEPNCTKVGSMSVFCCDLDSARLKEALASSITQNTTYLHVLNATIDELDVSQAMFRRLASMAFTDGNIDKIVVASMESMDINNTSQFPKHSSVACLNISNNNLTSAKLQPAIQRPYAYLFNLSVLDASANNLTEFPLSLVHSNRKISVDLSGNRYLPCKNFMKAMEANNSSSVTFLNYRDTYCALDISFNWFKDVRVVQIDHLRIQKELNESCRNIKPVNINCTCIPERLEFSGDVITNLVAVDCSQRNLTALPTSLPHNTVKLNVSYNNITSLQTVADDVTYEHLRQLILDHNDIPYILELEGTKFIDNFMLFSIAYNKLKTIHTYVLSNRFYKTGLALLIAGNYINCDCNTEKTLKPWLLENFKNIPDYKLLLCDDKVPVVDLVESQVCHTPRDWTDYIYYIIGLEVLILVLLISKVSYDYWVFKTAGYLPWPANKMPRLPCDWLCE; translated from the exons GTCTCAGTATGGGTCCTGACGGTATACCTCGTGTTCCACGTGCCCCTCATCGAGATGAGGGTTGACGACTTCGAGCAGCAGGCACTGGCTCAGGCCAGAGAG CAACCACCAGTGTCGACGGAGAAGCCGGAGCCTATCAACCAGCACCTGAAGCTGGGCAAGTGCTTCCACATGCCTCGCTCCAAGTGTCCCGCAGAGCCCAACTGCACCAAGGTCGGCTCCATGTCAGTCTTCTGCTGTGACCTGGACAGCGCGCGGCTGAAGGAGGCACTGGCTTCTTCTA TAACGCAGAACACGACGTACCTTCACGTCCTCAACGCCACCATCGATGAGCTGGACGTCTCCCAGGCCATGTTCCGAAGACTAGCCTCCATGGCCTTCACTGATGGAAACATCGACAAAATTGTTG TCGCAAGCATGGAAAGTATGGACATAAATAATACCA GTCAGTTTCCAAAGCACTCGTCAGTAGCGTGTCTGAACATCTCGAACAACAACCTGACGAGCGCCAAGCTGCAGCCTGCCATCCAGAGGCCGTATGCCTATCTCTTCAACTTGAGCGTCCTGGACGCGTCTGCCAACAACCTCACCGAGTTCCCGCTGAGCCTGGTGCATAGCAATCGGAAGATTTCTGTAGATTTATCAG GTAACAGGTATCTCCCGTGCAAGAACTTCATGAAGGCGATGGAAGCGAACAACTCCTCGTCGGTGACGTTCCTCAACTACCGGGACACGTACTGCGCCCTGGACATCAGCTTCAACTGGTTCAAAGATGTCAGAGTAGTCCAGATTGACCATTTGCGGATACAGAAAGAG CTTAATGAGAGCTGTCGGAACATAAAGCCGGTGAATATCAACTGCACCTGCATCCCTGAGCGGCTGGAGTTCTCTGGTGATGTGATCACCAACCTGGTGGCGGTGGACTGTTCCCAGCGGAACCTGACCGCGCTGCCCACTTCCTTGCCACACAACACCGTCAAGCTGAACGTGTCTTATAATAAT ATCACCTCGCTGCAGACGGTGGCGGACGACGTGACGTACGAGCACCTGCGGCAGCTGATCCTGGACCACAACGACATCCCGTACATCCTGGAGCTGGAGGGCACCAAGTTCATCGACAACTTCATGCTGTTCTCCATCGCTTACAATAAGTTGAAGACT ATACACACGTACGTACTGTCGAACCGGTTCTACAAGACGGGACTGGCGCTGCTAATCGCCGGCAACTACATCAACTGCGACTGTAACACTGAGAAAACGTTGAAG CCGTGGCTACtagaaaactttaaaaacatcCCTGACTACAAGTTGCTGCTGTGTGACGACAAAGTTCCCGTGGTTGACTTGGTTGAGTCTCAAGTCTGCCACACGCCTCGAGACTGGACTGACTACATATACTACATCATAGGCCTGGAAGTGCTTATCCTAGTGCTACTCATCAGCAAAGTGTCATACGACTACTGGGTGTTTAAAACTGCTGGCTATTTACCCTGGCCAGCGAACAAAATGCCGAGATTGCCATGCGATTGGTTGTGCGAGTAA
- the LOC118269057 gene encoding protein halfway isoform X1 produces the protein MFNGRFSLFNVSVWVLTVYLVFHVPLIEMRVDDFEQQALAQAREQPPVSTEKPEPINQHLKLGKCFHMPRSKCPAEPNCTKVGSMSVFCCDLDSARLKEALASSITQNTTYLHVLNATIDELDVSQAMFRRLASMAFTDGNIDKIVVASMESMDINNTSQFPKHSSVACLNISNNNLTSAKLQPAIQRPYAYLFNLSVLDASANNLTEFPLSLVHSNRKISVDLSGNRYLPCKNFMKAMEANNSSSVTFLNYRDTYCALDISFNWFKDVRVVQIDHLRIQKEVLNESCRNIKPVNINCTCIPERLEFSGDVITNLVAVDCSQRNLTALPTSLPHNTVKLNVSYNNITSLQTVADDVTYEHLRQLILDHNDIPYILELEGTKFIDNFMLFSIAYNKLKTIHTYVLSNRFYKTGLALLIAGNYINCDCNTEKTLKPWLLENFKNIPDYKLLLCDDKVPVVDLVESQVCHTPRDWTDYIYYIIGLEVLILVLLISKVSYDYWVFKTAGYLPWPANKMPRLPCDWLCE, from the exons GTCTCAGTATGGGTCCTGACGGTATACCTCGTGTTCCACGTGCCCCTCATCGAGATGAGGGTTGACGACTTCGAGCAGCAGGCACTGGCTCAGGCCAGAGAG CAACCACCAGTGTCGACGGAGAAGCCGGAGCCTATCAACCAGCACCTGAAGCTGGGCAAGTGCTTCCACATGCCTCGCTCCAAGTGTCCCGCAGAGCCCAACTGCACCAAGGTCGGCTCCATGTCAGTCTTCTGCTGTGACCTGGACAGCGCGCGGCTGAAGGAGGCACTGGCTTCTTCTA TAACGCAGAACACGACGTACCTTCACGTCCTCAACGCCACCATCGATGAGCTGGACGTCTCCCAGGCCATGTTCCGAAGACTAGCCTCCATGGCCTTCACTGATGGAAACATCGACAAAATTGTTG TCGCAAGCATGGAAAGTATGGACATAAATAATACCA GTCAGTTTCCAAAGCACTCGTCAGTAGCGTGTCTGAACATCTCGAACAACAACCTGACGAGCGCCAAGCTGCAGCCTGCCATCCAGAGGCCGTATGCCTATCTCTTCAACTTGAGCGTCCTGGACGCGTCTGCCAACAACCTCACCGAGTTCCCGCTGAGCCTGGTGCATAGCAATCGGAAGATTTCTGTAGATTTATCAG GTAACAGGTATCTCCCGTGCAAGAACTTCATGAAGGCGATGGAAGCGAACAACTCCTCGTCGGTGACGTTCCTCAACTACCGGGACACGTACTGCGCCCTGGACATCAGCTTCAACTGGTTCAAAGATGTCAGAGTAGTCCAGATTGACCATTTGCGGATACAGAAAGAGGTA CTTAATGAGAGCTGTCGGAACATAAAGCCGGTGAATATCAACTGCACCTGCATCCCTGAGCGGCTGGAGTTCTCTGGTGATGTGATCACCAACCTGGTGGCGGTGGACTGTTCCCAGCGGAACCTGACCGCGCTGCCCACTTCCTTGCCACACAACACCGTCAAGCTGAACGTGTCTTATAATAAT ATCACCTCGCTGCAGACGGTGGCGGACGACGTGACGTACGAGCACCTGCGGCAGCTGATCCTGGACCACAACGACATCCCGTACATCCTGGAGCTGGAGGGCACCAAGTTCATCGACAACTTCATGCTGTTCTCCATCGCTTACAATAAGTTGAAGACT ATACACACGTACGTACTGTCGAACCGGTTCTACAAGACGGGACTGGCGCTGCTAATCGCCGGCAACTACATCAACTGCGACTGTAACACTGAGAAAACGTTGAAG CCGTGGCTACtagaaaactttaaaaacatcCCTGACTACAAGTTGCTGCTGTGTGACGACAAAGTTCCCGTGGTTGACTTGGTTGAGTCTCAAGTCTGCCACACGCCTCGAGACTGGACTGACTACATATACTACATCATAGGCCTGGAAGTGCTTATCCTAGTGCTACTCATCAGCAAAGTGTCATACGACTACTGGGTGTTTAAAACTGCTGGCTATTTACCCTGGCCAGCGAACAAAATGCCGAGATTGCCATGCGATTGGTTGTGCGAGTAA
- the LOC118269057 gene encoding protein halfway isoform X4, translated as MFNGRFSLFNVSVWVLTVYLVFHVPLIEMRVDDFEQQALAQAREQPPVSTEKPEPINQHLKLGKCFHMPRSKCPAEPNCTKVGSMSVFCCDLDSARLKEALASSITQNTTYLHVLNATIDELDVSQAMFRRLASMAFTDGNIDKIVGQFPKHSSVACLNISNNNLTSAKLQPAIQRPYAYLFNLSVLDASANNLTEFPLSLVHSNRKISVDLSGNRYLPCKNFMKAMEANNSSSVTFLNYRDTYCALDISFNWFKDVRVVQIDHLRIQKELNESCRNIKPVNINCTCIPERLEFSGDVITNLVAVDCSQRNLTALPTSLPHNTVKLNVSYNNITSLQTVADDVTYEHLRQLILDHNDIPYILELEGTKFIDNFMLFSIAYNKLKTIHTYVLSNRFYKTGLALLIAGNYINCDCNTEKTLKPWLLENFKNIPDYKLLLCDDKVPVVDLVESQVCHTPRDWTDYIYYIIGLEVLILVLLISKVSYDYWVFKTAGYLPWPANKMPRLPCDWLCE; from the exons GTCTCAGTATGGGTCCTGACGGTATACCTCGTGTTCCACGTGCCCCTCATCGAGATGAGGGTTGACGACTTCGAGCAGCAGGCACTGGCTCAGGCCAGAGAG CAACCACCAGTGTCGACGGAGAAGCCGGAGCCTATCAACCAGCACCTGAAGCTGGGCAAGTGCTTCCACATGCCTCGCTCCAAGTGTCCCGCAGAGCCCAACTGCACCAAGGTCGGCTCCATGTCAGTCTTCTGCTGTGACCTGGACAGCGCGCGGCTGAAGGAGGCACTGGCTTCTTCTA TAACGCAGAACACGACGTACCTTCACGTCCTCAACGCCACCATCGATGAGCTGGACGTCTCCCAGGCCATGTTCCGAAGACTAGCCTCCATGGCCTTCACTGATGGAAACATCGACAAAATTGTTG GTCAGTTTCCAAAGCACTCGTCAGTAGCGTGTCTGAACATCTCGAACAACAACCTGACGAGCGCCAAGCTGCAGCCTGCCATCCAGAGGCCGTATGCCTATCTCTTCAACTTGAGCGTCCTGGACGCGTCTGCCAACAACCTCACCGAGTTCCCGCTGAGCCTGGTGCATAGCAATCGGAAGATTTCTGTAGATTTATCAG GTAACAGGTATCTCCCGTGCAAGAACTTCATGAAGGCGATGGAAGCGAACAACTCCTCGTCGGTGACGTTCCTCAACTACCGGGACACGTACTGCGCCCTGGACATCAGCTTCAACTGGTTCAAAGATGTCAGAGTAGTCCAGATTGACCATTTGCGGATACAGAAAGAG CTTAATGAGAGCTGTCGGAACATAAAGCCGGTGAATATCAACTGCACCTGCATCCCTGAGCGGCTGGAGTTCTCTGGTGATGTGATCACCAACCTGGTGGCGGTGGACTGTTCCCAGCGGAACCTGACCGCGCTGCCCACTTCCTTGCCACACAACACCGTCAAGCTGAACGTGTCTTATAATAAT ATCACCTCGCTGCAGACGGTGGCGGACGACGTGACGTACGAGCACCTGCGGCAGCTGATCCTGGACCACAACGACATCCCGTACATCCTGGAGCTGGAGGGCACCAAGTTCATCGACAACTTCATGCTGTTCTCCATCGCTTACAATAAGTTGAAGACT ATACACACGTACGTACTGTCGAACCGGTTCTACAAGACGGGACTGGCGCTGCTAATCGCCGGCAACTACATCAACTGCGACTGTAACACTGAGAAAACGTTGAAG CCGTGGCTACtagaaaactttaaaaacatcCCTGACTACAAGTTGCTGCTGTGTGACGACAAAGTTCCCGTGGTTGACTTGGTTGAGTCTCAAGTCTGCCACACGCCTCGAGACTGGACTGACTACATATACTACATCATAGGCCTGGAAGTGCTTATCCTAGTGCTACTCATCAGCAAAGTGTCATACGACTACTGGGTGTTTAAAACTGCTGGCTATTTACCCTGGCCAGCGAACAAAATGCCGAGATTGCCATGCGATTGGTTGTGCGAGTAA
- the LOC118269057 gene encoding protein halfway isoform X3, translating into MFNGRFSLFNVSVWVLTVYLVFHVPLIEMRVDDFEQQALAQAREQPPVSTEKPEPINQHLKLGKCFHMPRSKCPAEPNCTKVGSMSVFCCDLDSARLKEALASSITQNTTYLHVLNATIDELDVSQAMFRRLASMAFTDGNIDKIVGQFPKHSSVACLNISNNNLTSAKLQPAIQRPYAYLFNLSVLDASANNLTEFPLSLVHSNRKISVDLSGNRYLPCKNFMKAMEANNSSSVTFLNYRDTYCALDISFNWFKDVRVVQIDHLRIQKEVLNESCRNIKPVNINCTCIPERLEFSGDVITNLVAVDCSQRNLTALPTSLPHNTVKLNVSYNNITSLQTVADDVTYEHLRQLILDHNDIPYILELEGTKFIDNFMLFSIAYNKLKTIHTYVLSNRFYKTGLALLIAGNYINCDCNTEKTLKPWLLENFKNIPDYKLLLCDDKVPVVDLVESQVCHTPRDWTDYIYYIIGLEVLILVLLISKVSYDYWVFKTAGYLPWPANKMPRLPCDWLCE; encoded by the exons GTCTCAGTATGGGTCCTGACGGTATACCTCGTGTTCCACGTGCCCCTCATCGAGATGAGGGTTGACGACTTCGAGCAGCAGGCACTGGCTCAGGCCAGAGAG CAACCACCAGTGTCGACGGAGAAGCCGGAGCCTATCAACCAGCACCTGAAGCTGGGCAAGTGCTTCCACATGCCTCGCTCCAAGTGTCCCGCAGAGCCCAACTGCACCAAGGTCGGCTCCATGTCAGTCTTCTGCTGTGACCTGGACAGCGCGCGGCTGAAGGAGGCACTGGCTTCTTCTA TAACGCAGAACACGACGTACCTTCACGTCCTCAACGCCACCATCGATGAGCTGGACGTCTCCCAGGCCATGTTCCGAAGACTAGCCTCCATGGCCTTCACTGATGGAAACATCGACAAAATTGTTG GTCAGTTTCCAAAGCACTCGTCAGTAGCGTGTCTGAACATCTCGAACAACAACCTGACGAGCGCCAAGCTGCAGCCTGCCATCCAGAGGCCGTATGCCTATCTCTTCAACTTGAGCGTCCTGGACGCGTCTGCCAACAACCTCACCGAGTTCCCGCTGAGCCTGGTGCATAGCAATCGGAAGATTTCTGTAGATTTATCAG GTAACAGGTATCTCCCGTGCAAGAACTTCATGAAGGCGATGGAAGCGAACAACTCCTCGTCGGTGACGTTCCTCAACTACCGGGACACGTACTGCGCCCTGGACATCAGCTTCAACTGGTTCAAAGATGTCAGAGTAGTCCAGATTGACCATTTGCGGATACAGAAAGAGGTA CTTAATGAGAGCTGTCGGAACATAAAGCCGGTGAATATCAACTGCACCTGCATCCCTGAGCGGCTGGAGTTCTCTGGTGATGTGATCACCAACCTGGTGGCGGTGGACTGTTCCCAGCGGAACCTGACCGCGCTGCCCACTTCCTTGCCACACAACACCGTCAAGCTGAACGTGTCTTATAATAAT ATCACCTCGCTGCAGACGGTGGCGGACGACGTGACGTACGAGCACCTGCGGCAGCTGATCCTGGACCACAACGACATCCCGTACATCCTGGAGCTGGAGGGCACCAAGTTCATCGACAACTTCATGCTGTTCTCCATCGCTTACAATAAGTTGAAGACT ATACACACGTACGTACTGTCGAACCGGTTCTACAAGACGGGACTGGCGCTGCTAATCGCCGGCAACTACATCAACTGCGACTGTAACACTGAGAAAACGTTGAAG CCGTGGCTACtagaaaactttaaaaacatcCCTGACTACAAGTTGCTGCTGTGTGACGACAAAGTTCCCGTGGTTGACTTGGTTGAGTCTCAAGTCTGCCACACGCCTCGAGACTGGACTGACTACATATACTACATCATAGGCCTGGAAGTGCTTATCCTAGTGCTACTCATCAGCAAAGTGTCATACGACTACTGGGTGTTTAAAACTGCTGGCTATTTACCCTGGCCAGCGAACAAAATGCCGAGATTGCCATGCGATTGGTTGTGCGAGTAA
- the LOC126911485 gene encoding uncharacterized protein LOC126911485: MPKIRLRQTNKANWTIDQLEKAIKLIEEQNFSIRKAAKTMNIPFASLHKRYKKNTIKAPRLGRNTVFTPEMEKELADIIKKMANLFYGCTPKQIKRAAFEYAEALNLKHSFNTSSRLAGRVWFEGFVARNNISVRKPEATSINRVTAFNKTEVQRFFNLLEELMEKYKFLSKNIYNCDETGISTVQEPEKILAATGQKRVGSITSWERGKNITLLCAMSASGGYVPPMFIYPRKRMTPTLQTDGPTGAIYKCSDSGWIHEELFLEWLQHFTHHAKPFAEEPILLVLDNHASHISLAIYEYCKKNHIHMLSLPPHTSHRMQPLDVSFFGPFKAAYKRECDLFMKSQLLQRITPYDVASLVRKAFSHVASMSKAEAGFKSTGIFPINPNIFTDEDFMAAEVLQESVVIQDPTESISESISVRAVDSVSVLTSTNEPEQNFPVPNPSTFCPTNAPATASSSQFDIPSTSKNPPNIHNFIQMPKKATAKTRQGRKKQHATILTSTPIKDDLVEKENKRKAKAVKNKGKGVGKKSKPQKVSREKVKKKILQESNDTSESDVKTDELCQDDDNDDAEDACNLCLVCGEFGRDNETWYRCTSCGFWAHADCTGWESAHNYVCDMC, translated from the coding sequence atGCCGAAAATTCGTCTCAGGCAGACTAATAAAGCTAATTGGACTATCGACCAATTGGAAAAAGCTATAAAGCTTATCGAAGAACAAAATTTTTCAATACGGAAAGCAGCAAAGACAATGAATATTCCTTTTGCGAGTCTTCATAAGAGGTACAAAAAGAATACAATTAAGGCACCTCGTCTCGGCCGTAATACTGTCTTCACTCCTGAGATGGAGAAAGAATTAGCggacataattaaaaaaatggccaatttattttatggatgCACTCCAAAGCAAATTAAAAGAGCGGCATTTGAATACGCTGAAGCTCTGAATCTGAAACACAGTTTTAATACGAGTTCAAGATTAGCTGGTCGTGTTTGGTTTGAGGGATTTGTTGCcagaaataatatttctgtGCGGAAGCCCGAAGCTACTAGCATCAACAGGGTAACGGCTTTCAACAAAACTGAAGTTCAACGATTCTTCAATCTGCTAGAAGAACTAATGGAAAAATACAAATTTCTATCTAAAAACATATACAATTGCGACGAGACAGGCATTTCTACAGTCCAAGAGcctgaaaaaatattagctgCAACGGGACAAAAAAGAGTGGGGTCTATTACAAGTTGGGAAAGAGGTAAGAATATCACACTGCTCTGTGCAATGAGTGCTTCAGGAGGATATGTCCCGCCAATGTTTATCTACCCCAGAAAGAGGATGACCCCAACTCTTCAAACGGATGGCCCAACAGGAGCAATATATAAATGTTCGGACAGTGGATGGATACATGAAGAACTTTTCCTTGAATGGCTGCAGCACTTCACCCATCATGCCAAACCTTTTGCAGAAGAACCGATTCTACTAGTATTGGATAATCATGCGAGCCATATTTCACTAGCCATCTATGAGTATTGTAAGAAGAACCATATTCATATGCTATCTTTACCACCCCATACATCGCATCGCATGCAGCCATTGGATGTGTCCTTTTTTGGTCCATTCAAAGCTGCTTATAAAAGAGAATGCGATTTATTCATGAAGAGCCAACTTTTACAAAGAATTACACCCTATGATGTTGCCTCCTTGGTCAGAAAAGCATTCTCTCATGTAGCCTCTATGAGCAAAGCCGAAGCAGGCTTCAAATCAACAGGAATCTTTCCTATAAACCCAAATATTTTTACCGATGAAGATTTTATGGCAGCAGAAGTTCTTCAAGAGTCAGTTGTTATTCAAGATCCTACTGAATCTATATCAGAATCTATTTCTGTTCGTGCTGTGGATTCTGTATCAGTGCTAACATCTACTAATGAGCCAGAACAAAATTTTCCTGTTCCGAATCCATCCACATTCTGTCCTACGAATGCTCCAGCGACTGCATCGTCATCTCAATTTGATATTCCATCAACATCTAAGAATCCGCCAAACATTCATAATTTCATTCAGATGCCCAAGAAAGCAACTGCTAAGACAAGACAAGGAAGAAAGAAACAGCATGCAACGATCTTAACATCCACACCAATCAAAGACGATCtagttgaaaaagaaaataagaggAAAGCTAAAGCTGTGAAAAACAAAGGAAAAGGAGTAGGCAAGAAGAGCAAGCCACAGAAGGTCAGTCGTGAGAAGGTTAAGAAAAAAATTCTGCAAGAATCCAATGATACTTCGGAGTCAGACGTGAAAACAGACGAGTTATGCCAGGATGACGATAATGACGATGCTGAAGATGCATGTAACTTGTGTCTTGTGTGTGGTGAATTCGGACGGGACAACGAAACATGGTATCGGTGCACTTCCTGTGGGTTCTGGGCTCACGCCGACTGTACTGGATGGGAGTCTGCGCACAATTATGTTTGCGATATGTGTTGA
- the LOC118269056 gene encoding probable ATP-dependent RNA helicase DDX52, which translates to MDAYDIFKKLTKGLTFKEKVLGVKNNGQTTKPAVKKEEKIEIKEEQISEEELEEEELNNGVEHSGTESEDQSSDEEAQDDLQLVEGVKVRQEKKKKQKKEKTEDLKKKLELEEQNRFRNEHGIKTVGRHVPAALQDFSELVSRYNVSEALVDTVKQCGYSEPTPVQRQAMPCMLEDRQILACAPTGSGKTAAFLVPILHALGAPQGGPRALILCPTRELAQQIYREALRLSASSQLRCSVVRSIKESKVKEREATIRKSDIIVSTPNRLCYLLNQDNVNISLDKIRWLIIDEADKLFEGSEDQSSDFRQQMEQILAACGSKQRRVAMFSATHTPRLAQWSRRHLRGLINVTVGHRNAATNLVDQELLFCGNESGKLVAFRQLVQQGLKPPVLVFVQSKDRAKQLFKELIYDGINVDVIHADRTQLQRDNVVRSFRVGRIWVLICTELMGRGIDFRGVNLVINYDFPPSAIAYIHRIGRAGRAGQRGRAITFFTQDDVANLRSIASVMKQSGCAVPEYMLQLRQDPNKRKKLLSRAPRRDNISTRLEKRPDKRRLEAADEVMKADKTKPTDSIKNAKNNKNRRTQNLEQNKQKHDNAADSKNNKKRKKKNLGNKKSNKKVVKG; encoded by the exons ATGGACGCCTACGATATTTTCAAGAAACTAACAAAAGGTTTAACGTTCAAAGAAAAAGTATTGGgcgttaaaaataat GGCCAAACAACAAAACCAGCTGtcaaaaaagaagaaaagatagaaataaaagaagaacAAATAAGTGAAGAAGAATTGGAAGAAGAGGAATTGAATAATGGTGTGGAACACTCCGGAACGGAGTCAGAAGACCAGAGCTCTGACGAGGAGGCACAGGACGACTTACAGTTGGTCGAAGGAGTCAAAGTGAGACAGGAGAAGAAGAAAAAGCAGAAGAAAGAAAAGACtgaagatttaaaaaagaaattggagTTAGAAGag CAAAATCGTTTCCGCAATGAGCATGGCATCAAAACAGTGGGACGTCACGTGCCGGCTGCACTGCAAGACTTCTCCGAGCTGGTATCTCGGTATAATGTGTCGGAGGCGCTGGTGGACACTGTGAAACAGTGCGGATACAGTGAGCCTACTCCTGTGCAGCGACAAGCTATGCCTTGTATGTTGGAA GACCGTCAAATCCTCGCCTGCGCACCTACCGGATCAGGAAAAACAGCTGCTTTCCTGGTCCCCATTCTCCATGCACTAGGGGCTCCGCAGGGTGGTCCCCGAGCTCTAATACTATGTCCCACGAGGGAGCTGGCACAGCAGATCTACCGTGAAGCTCTCAGATTAAGTGCCTCCAGTCAGCTGCGGTGCAGTGTTGTCAGGAGTATTAAGGAGTCGAAGGTCAAGGAACGAGAGGCTACCATTAGGAAGAGtg ACATAATAGTGAGTACACCAAACCGTCTGTGCTATTTACTCAACCAGGACAATGTGAACATTTCATTAGACAA AATCCGCTGGCTAATAATAGACGAGGCGGACAAGTTGTTCGAAGGTTCAGAGGACCAGTCGTCGGACTTCAGACAGCAGATGGAGCAGATCTTGGCGGCGTGCGGCAGCAAGCAGCGCCGCGTCGCCATGTTCAGCGCCACGCACACGCCGCGCCTCGCGCAGTGGAGCCGCCGGCATCTCAGGGGACTTATTAATGTCACTGTGGGGCACAG GAACGCAGCGACTAACTTAGTTGACCAAGAGCTTTTATTCTGTGGCAATGAGAGTGGGAAACTGGTGGCATTCAGACAATTAGTACAACAGGGACTGAAACCACCTGTATTAG TGTTCGTACAAAGCAAGGACCGCGCGAAGCAGTTGTTCAAGGAGCTGATATACGACGGCATCAACGTTGACGTCATACATGCTGACAGGACACAGCTGCAG CGAGACAACGTAGTGCGCAGTTTCCGCGTGGGCCGTATCTGGGTGCTGATCTGTACCGAGCTCATGGGACGCGGTATCGACTTCCGCGGAGTCAACCTCGTCATCAACTACGACTTCCCACCCTCCGCCATCGCTTATATTCATAG GATCGGTCGAGCGGGTCGCGCAGGGCAACGAGGACGAGCCATCACATTCTTCACACAGGACGATGTGGCTAACCTTAGGAG CATAGCGTCAGTAATGAAGCAGTCAGGCTGCGCCGTGCCGGAGTACATGCTCCAACTGCGCCAGGACCCCAACAAACGCAAGAAGTTGCTGTCCAGGGCGCCGCGCAGGGACAACATCTCCACCCGGCTCGAGAAACGACCTGACAA ACGTAGACTAGAAGCCGCCGACGAAGTAATGAAAGCAGACAAGACGAAGCCGACAGACTCAATAAAGAAtgctaaaaacaataaaaacagaaGGACACAGAACTTAGAACAGAATAAACAGAAACACGACAACGCGGCAGAcagtaagaataataaaaagagaaaaaagaagAATTTAGGTAATaagaaatctaataaaaaagttgttaaaggttaa